A genomic segment from Conger conger chromosome 2, fConCon1.1, whole genome shotgun sequence encodes:
- the LOC133121797 gene encoding mRNA decay activator protein ZFP36L2-B-like, producing MSATILSDFYDIDMLYKQEKCLNMNAFLDKKAVGVPLSKSNTTNSCSYTRGFSRSNSTSNVDSVINSNKYSGNPCSNLVESSTAMMNKENKFRGRAYSESGERSQQLRELLQQKHGSQINSTRYKTELCRPFEENGTCKYGEKCQFAHGYHELRNLSRHPKYKTERCRTFHTTGYCPYGPRCHFIHNADERRPVPTNANLQGEPKLARELCGFGQHVHFNDRPKLHHSLSFSGFASDSGLQSAFEGHTSRTPPPSYSHPCSSNIYEDTLSPIPLSCVNGSLCLPGHDLKALLAPLAIPEQNGYDQHGCGFYGNLQADVCPTSPQYRISLRRLSESPVFDSPPSPPNTPSDRESCVSGSRSSSGSLSGSESPSLDAGKRLPIFSRLSISDD from the coding sequence CAGGAGAAATGCCTTAATATGAATGCATTTCTTGACAAGAAGGCGGTGGGTGTTCCACTGAGTAAGTCAAATACCACCAACAGTTGCTCCTACACGCGGGGTTTTTCCCGAAGTAATTCGACCAGCAACGTGGACTCTGTTATTAACAGCAACAAGTATTCAGGCAACCCTTGCAGCAACCTCGTGGAGAGCTCAACTGCCATGATGAACAAGGAGAACAAGTTCCGGGGCCGCGCGTACAGCGAGAGCGGAGAGCGCAGCCAGCAGCTGCGGGAGCTCCTGCAGCAGAAACACGGCTCTCAGATTAACTCTACCCGATACAAAACCGAGTTGTGCCGCCCATTCGAGGAGAACGGAACATGCAAATACGGAGAGAAGTGTCAGTTCGCTCACGGGTATCACGAGCTGAGAAATCTGTCTCGTCACCCAAAGTACAAAACTGAACGCTGTCGTACATTCCACACTACTGGCTACTGTCCATACGGGCCCCGCTGCCATTTTATCCACAACGCTGACGAACGCAGACCCGTGCCCACCAATGCAAACCTACAGGGAGAACCGAAGCTGGCTCGTGAGCTGTGCGGTTTTGGGCAGCACGTTCATTTCAATGACAGACCAAAGCTGCACCATAGCCTAAGTTTCTCCGGGTTTGCCAGCGACAGCGGACTTCAGTCAGCCTTTGAGGGTCACACATCACGCACACCTCCCCCATCCTACTCGCACCCCTGCTCCTCAAATATCTACGAGGACACCCTTTCTCCCATCCCTCTGTCATGTGTGAACGGCTCCCTATGTCTACCTGGACATGATCTGAAGGCCCTGCTCGCCCCGCTGGCGATTCCGGAGCAGAACGGTTATGACCAGCACGGTTGTGGCTTCTACGGAAACCTACAGGCCGACGTTTGCCCAACTTCTCCCCAGTATAGAATCTCTCTGCGACGCCTTTCCGAGTCGCCAGTGTTCGATTCACCCCCAAGTCCACCTAACACCCCATCAGACCGGGAGAGCTGCGTGAGCGGGTCCCGCAGCTCTTCTGGGAGTCTCAGTGGCTCTGAATCGCCAAGTTTGGATGCAGGAAAACGTTTGCCAATCTTCAGCAGGCTGTCGATTTCTGATGACTGA